The following proteins are co-located in the Hemicordylus capensis ecotype Gifberg chromosome 11, rHemCap1.1.pri, whole genome shotgun sequence genome:
- the LOC128335638 gene encoding rho-related GTP-binding protein RhoG-like has protein sequence MQTIKCVVVGDGAVGKTCLLISYTTNAFPEEYIPTVFDNYSAQMTVDGRMVSLNLWDTAGQEEYDRLRTLSYPQTNVFVICFSIGSPSSYANVRHKWHPEVSHHCPNVPILLVGTKRDLRNNTETVKKLKEQSLSPTTPQQGTSLAKQIGAVKYLECSALNQEGVREVFAEAVRAVLYPVTKKNSKKCLLL, from the coding sequence ATGCAGACGATAAAGTGTGTGGTGGTTGGAGATGGTGCCGTGGGAAAGACCTGCCTGCTCATCAGCTATACCACCAATGCCTTCCCCGAGGAATATATCCCCACCGTGTTTGATAACTACAGCGCTCAGATGACTGTAGATGGCAGGATGGTCAGCCTGAATCTCTGGGACACAGCCGGGCAGGAGGAGTATGACCGCCTGCGCACCCTCTCCTACCCTCAGACCAACGTGTTTGTCATCTGTTTTTCCATTGGGAGCCCCTCCTCGTATGCAAATGTGCGGCACAAGTGGCACCCTGAAGTCTCTCACCACTGCCCAAACGTGCCGATCCTTCTCGTGGGCACCAAGCGGGACTTGAGAAATAACACGGAGACGGTGAAAAAGCTGAAGGAGCAGAGCTtgagccccaccaccccacaGCAGGGCACCTCGCTGGCCAAACAGATCGGAGCAGTCAAATACCTGGAGTGTTCGGcgctgaaccaggagggggtgagAGAAGTGTTTGCTGAAGCCGTGCGTGCCGTTCTGTATCCCGTGACCAAGAAGAACTCCAAGAAGTGCCTTCTATTGTAG